A genomic segment from Variovorax paradoxus B4 encodes:
- a CDS encoding pirin family protein: MTTAVATTITTEARAIVYRTRGSQHGPITRLMSPGDLGEFLKPFVFLDLFGFDTSGGRKGFGMHPHSGIATLTWLIDGDTRYEDTTGEQGVLPAGGVEWMRAGNGVWHDGAPAPGTKRVQGFQLWVALPASEENAPAQSIYLAPSQVPREGPARVLLGRHGAAQSPIPAPAPINYLAVQLKDGEHWRYTPPAGHTVGWIAVDAGRLDAGDGEPIAAGELAVFEESGAAIGFVAHGDTSFVLGSAMKHPHELVMGHYSVHTSKAALEQGEAEIRRIGARLREEGRLR, translated from the coding sequence ATGACCACCGCCGTTGCCACCACCATCACCACCGAAGCCCGCGCCATCGTCTACCGCACGCGCGGCTCGCAGCACGGGCCGATCACGCGGCTCATGAGCCCGGGCGACCTGGGCGAATTCCTCAAGCCTTTCGTGTTCCTCGACCTCTTCGGCTTCGACACCTCGGGCGGCCGCAAGGGCTTCGGCATGCATCCGCACTCGGGCATTGCCACGCTGACCTGGCTGATCGACGGCGACACGCGGTACGAAGACACGACCGGCGAGCAGGGCGTGCTGCCGGCCGGCGGCGTCGAGTGGATGCGCGCCGGCAACGGCGTGTGGCACGACGGCGCGCCCGCGCCGGGCACCAAGCGCGTGCAGGGCTTCCAGCTCTGGGTGGCCCTGCCGGCCTCGGAAGAAAACGCGCCGGCGCAAAGCATCTACCTGGCACCCTCGCAGGTGCCGCGGGAAGGCCCGGCGCGCGTGCTGCTCGGGCGCCACGGCGCGGCGCAAAGCCCCATTCCGGCCCCGGCGCCGATCAACTACCTGGCCGTGCAGCTGAAGGATGGCGAGCACTGGCGCTACACGCCGCCCGCCGGCCACACGGTGGGCTGGATCGCGGTCGACGCGGGCCGGCTCGATGCGGGCGACGGCGAACCGATCGCTGCCGGCGAGCTGGCGGTGTTCGAGGAATCGGGCGCGGCCATCGGCTTCGTGGCCCACGGCGACACGTCCTTCGTGCTGGGCTCGGCCATGAAGCATCCGCATGAACTGGTGATGGGGCACTACTCGGTGCACACCAGCAAGGCGGCGCTCGAGCAGGGCGAGGCCGAGATCCGCCGCATCGGCGCGCGGCTGCGCGAGGAAGGCCGCCTGCGCTGA
- a CDS encoding ABC transporter permease, with the protein MKRTQFMLGRVMQGLLAILLIATVNFMLVRAAPGDPVSVLAGEAGASDPQFVAQLRAQFGLDQPITTQLATYVGKVVRLDLGFSYRQQQPVLKLIMDRLPATLLLTGTAFALSLLFGITLGALAARRAGTWVDSSITVVALIFYATPLYWLALMAVLVFTVQLDWLPGFGFSTVGSGATGLALAWDIAGHLVLPALTLALFYMAVYARMTRAAMLEVAQMDFVKTARAKGVKPGRILRAHVLRNALLPVVTLAGIQAGGMIGGAVLTETVFAWPGIGRLMFDALLQRDYNLLLGAFLVTAAMAVLFNLITDLVYTLVDPRIEL; encoded by the coding sequence ATGAAACGTACGCAATTCATGCTGGGCCGCGTGATGCAGGGCCTGCTGGCGATCCTGCTGATCGCCACGGTCAACTTCATGCTGGTGCGCGCGGCGCCGGGCGATCCGGTGTCGGTGCTGGCGGGCGAGGCGGGCGCGTCCGATCCGCAGTTCGTGGCGCAGCTGCGCGCGCAGTTCGGGCTCGACCAGCCGATCACGACGCAGCTCGCCACCTACGTCGGCAAGGTGGTGCGGCTCGACCTGGGCTTCTCGTACCGGCAGCAGCAGCCGGTGCTCAAGCTCATCATGGACCGGCTGCCGGCCACGCTGCTGCTCACGGGCACGGCGTTTGCGCTGTCGCTGCTGTTCGGCATCACGCTCGGGGCGCTGGCTGCGCGGCGGGCCGGCACCTGGGTCGACAGCTCGATCACCGTGGTGGCGCTCATCTTCTATGCCACGCCGCTCTACTGGCTCGCGCTGATGGCGGTGCTGGTGTTCACGGTGCAGCTCGACTGGCTGCCGGGCTTCGGCTTCAGCACCGTGGGCTCCGGCGCCACCGGCCTGGCGCTGGCCTGGGACATCGCGGGCCACCTGGTGCTGCCGGCGCTGACGCTCGCGCTCTTCTACATGGCGGTGTATGCGCGCATGACGCGCGCCGCCATGCTCGAGGTGGCGCAGATGGACTTCGTGAAGACCGCGCGCGCCAAGGGCGTGAAGCCCGGCCGCATCCTGCGCGCGCACGTGCTGCGCAACGCGCTGCTGCCGGTGGTCACGCTCGCGGGCATCCAGGCCGGCGGAATGATCGGCGGCGCGGTGCTGACCGAGACCGTGTTCGCCTGGCCCGGCATCGGCCGCCTGATGTTCGACGCACTGCTGCAGCGCGACTACAACCTGCTGCTCGGCGCCTTCCTCGTGACCGCGGCCATGGCCGTGCTGTTCAACCTCATCACCGACCTCGTCTACACGCTGGTCGATCCCCGGATCGAGCTATGA
- a CDS encoding ABC transporter permease, whose translation MTLLQSPFWRRFCRNKGAVLGMAVLVLVAVVALIGPWVATNDPWNMVEQPFLRPWTEPGFALGTDTLGRDILSGVIYGARISLLIGLVSTVVALLIGVTLGAIAGYFGGWIDAALMRFTELFQAVPSFALAIVLVAIFQPSVNSIVVAIAIVSWPPVARLVRSEFLTLRQRDFVQAALLAGQSTPRIILTQILPNAMSPIIVMASLMTATAILLESSLSFLGLGDPNQMSWGYMVGAARTVLRQAWWMALFPGLAIVLTVLALNLVGEGLSDGLNTRLDGRGK comes from the coding sequence ATGACCCTGCTGCAAAGTCCATTCTGGCGGCGCTTCTGCCGCAACAAGGGCGCCGTGCTCGGCATGGCCGTGCTGGTGCTGGTGGCCGTGGTGGCCCTCATCGGCCCGTGGGTCGCGACCAACGATCCGTGGAACATGGTCGAGCAGCCGTTCCTGCGGCCATGGACCGAGCCCGGCTTTGCGCTCGGCACCGACACGCTGGGCCGCGACATCCTCTCGGGCGTGATCTACGGCGCGCGCATCTCGCTCCTGATCGGGCTGGTGTCGACCGTGGTCGCGCTGCTGATCGGCGTGACGCTCGGCGCCATTGCCGGCTACTTCGGCGGCTGGATCGACGCGGCGCTGATGCGCTTCACCGAACTGTTCCAGGCCGTGCCGAGCTTCGCACTCGCCATCGTGCTGGTGGCGATCTTCCAGCCCTCGGTCAATTCGATCGTGGTGGCCATTGCCATCGTCTCCTGGCCGCCGGTGGCGCGGCTGGTGCGCAGCGAGTTCCTCACGCTGCGCCAGCGCGATTTCGTGCAGGCTGCGCTGCTCGCAGGCCAGTCGACGCCGCGCATCATCCTCACGCAGATATTGCCCAACGCCATGTCGCCCATCATCGTGATGGCCTCGCTCATGACGGCCACGGCCATCCTGCTGGAGTCGAGCCTGAGCTTCCTCGGCCTGGGCGACCCGAACCAGATGAGCTGGGGCTACATGGTGGGCGCGGCGCGCACCGTGCTGCGCCAGGCCTGGTGGATGGCGCTGTTCCCCGGCCTGGCCATCGTGCTGACCGTGCTCGCGCTCAACCTGGTGGGCGAAGGCCTGAGCGACGGGCTCAACACGCGGCTCGACGGGAGGGGCAAATGA
- a CDS encoding aminotransferase class IV, with the protein MHADSAPSTTSSQAYAPDARNDAVLVYVNGQFVPRHQAVVSVFDAGYVCGDGVWEGVRLVDGRIVSFDAHIDRMYEGAKSIALDIGMTRAQTKQVVVDTFLRNGMRDGAHARLMVTRGVKKTPNQDPRFIIGGATVVCVAEHKVVTPEAKRNGLKLFTSTLRCSGPDVFDLRLNSHSRLNLIQALIQAIQAGADEALMLDPNGFVSSCNSTNFFAVRNGALWTSSGRYCFNGITRATVVRLAREAGIPVHEGDFTLAEVYAADEAFVTGTLAGLTPVSSVDGRALVPLGPLTQRLDALYRAYIASANEAHGALPAAA; encoded by the coding sequence ATGCACGCCGACAGCGCCCCCTCGACGACCAGTTCCCAGGCCTACGCCCCCGATGCACGCAACGACGCGGTGCTCGTCTACGTGAACGGGCAGTTCGTGCCGCGCCACCAGGCGGTGGTGTCGGTGTTCGACGCCGGCTACGTGTGCGGCGACGGCGTGTGGGAAGGCGTGCGCCTGGTCGACGGCCGCATCGTGTCCTTCGACGCCCACATCGACCGCATGTACGAGGGCGCGAAGTCGATCGCGCTGGACATCGGCATGACCCGGGCGCAGACGAAGCAGGTGGTCGTCGACACCTTCCTGCGCAACGGCATGCGCGACGGCGCGCACGCACGGCTCATGGTCACGCGCGGCGTCAAGAAGACGCCCAACCAGGACCCGCGCTTCATCATCGGCGGCGCCACCGTGGTGTGCGTGGCCGAGCACAAGGTGGTCACGCCGGAGGCCAAGCGCAACGGCCTGAAGCTCTTCACCTCGACCTTGCGCTGCAGCGGGCCGGACGTGTTCGATCTGCGGCTCAACTCGCACAGCCGCCTCAACCTGATCCAGGCCCTGATCCAGGCCATCCAGGCCGGCGCGGACGAGGCGCTGATGCTCGATCCGAACGGCTTCGTCTCGAGCTGCAACTCCACCAACTTCTTCGCGGTGCGCAACGGCGCGCTGTGGACCTCGTCGGGGCGCTACTGCTTCAACGGCATCACGCGCGCCACCGTGGTGCGGCTCGCACGCGAGGCGGGCATCCCGGTGCACGAAGGCGACTTCACGCTGGCCGAGGTCTACGCGGCCGACGAGGCCTTCGTCACCGGCACGCTGGCCGGCCTCACGCCGGTGTCGTCGGTCGACGGCCGCGCGCTGGTGCCGCTCGGCCCGCTCACGCAGCGGCTCGACGCGCTCTACCGCGCCTACATCGCCAGCGCGAACGAGGCCCACGGCGCGCTGCCCGCGGCCGCCTGA
- a CDS encoding amino acid ABC transporter permease, which produces MDFTWDFSAVLQHWPVLLKGVGVTAGLWAVAFPSAMAIGLLVALGARSKSRLVGTATRGYMELFRNIPILIQLVWFFYAFPILTGWQLTPYVAALLALSLNASAYCSEIFRGGIASLPAGQWEGARALGMRRVQVLRRVVLPQVLKRMLPAFTNRGIELAKNTSIASVIAVHELMYQGRALSAAYYRPLEILTAVAVVYFVLIYPGAYAASRLEKRLALRSH; this is translated from the coding sequence ATGGACTTCACCTGGGACTTCTCGGCCGTGCTGCAGCACTGGCCCGTGCTGCTCAAGGGCGTGGGCGTCACGGCCGGCCTGTGGGCCGTCGCCTTTCCTTCGGCCATGGCGATCGGCCTCCTGGTCGCGCTCGGCGCGCGGTCGAAAAGCCGCCTCGTGGGCACCGCGACGCGCGGCTACATGGAGCTGTTCCGCAACATCCCGATCCTGATCCAGCTGGTGTGGTTCTTCTACGCGTTTCCGATCCTCACGGGCTGGCAGCTCACGCCCTACGTGGCGGCGCTGCTGGCGCTCTCGCTCAACGCATCGGCCTACTGCTCGGAGATCTTCCGCGGCGGCATCGCCTCGCTGCCGGCGGGCCAGTGGGAGGGTGCGCGCGCCCTGGGCATGCGGCGCGTGCAGGTGCTGCGCCGCGTGGTGCTGCCGCAGGTGCTCAAGCGCATGCTGCCGGCTTTCACCAACCGCGGCATCGAGCTGGCGAAGAACACATCCATCGCTTCCGTCATCGCGGTGCACGAACTCATGTACCAGGGGCGCGCGCTGAGCGCCGCCTACTATCGGCCGCTGGAAATCCTGACGGCCGTGGCCGTGGTGTACTTCGTGCTCATCTACCCTGGCGCCTACGCGGCAAGCCGCCTCGAAAAACGCCTCGCCTTGCGCAGCCACTGA
- a CDS encoding ABC transporter substrate-binding protein: MKRRNLIQMGAASAAGLTLAGVPLHLLAQGKKGGVINAVVQPEPPGLMLGITQNGPTQMISGNIYEGLLRYDEKINPLPSLATSWTVNKEGTLYTFKLKPGVAWHDGKPFTSADVVFSADVFLRKTHARLRANLAAVESIKAIDPLTVEFKLKYPFGPFIGIFEVGSMPMIPKHIYEGTDFATNPANATPIGTGPFKFKEWVKGSYIQLVANDKYHVKDVPLVESVYFHVIPDAASRAAAFESGKVDLVPGGAVEYFDVLRLSKLPGVAVTTKGWEFFAPHSWLWLNNRKAPMDKVKFRQAVMYAIDREAMAKIAWQGFAKPATGPFNSNIKFYSTDVAKYPRNVATAKKLLEEAGYKGETLRLLPLPYGETWARSAEILRQNLAQAGIKVELVATDVAGWNQKLNEWDYDLAFTYVYQYGDPALGVARNYTTGNIAKGSPFNNVEGYSNPKVDELFDAGAKESDPEKRKAIYLQVQKILLDEVPVAWLHELNFPTLYRTKLNNIISSGIGLNDSLGTATLA; encoded by the coding sequence ATGAAACGTCGCAACCTCATCCAGATGGGCGCCGCCTCGGCCGCCGGATTGACGCTGGCGGGTGTCCCGCTGCACCTGCTGGCGCAAGGCAAGAAGGGCGGCGTGATCAACGCCGTGGTCCAGCCCGAGCCGCCGGGGCTCATGCTGGGCATCACGCAGAACGGCCCCACGCAGATGATCTCGGGCAACATCTACGAGGGCCTGCTGCGCTACGACGAGAAGATCAACCCGCTGCCCTCGCTGGCCACCTCGTGGACCGTCAACAAGGAAGGCACGCTCTACACCTTCAAGCTCAAGCCCGGCGTCGCCTGGCACGACGGCAAGCCCTTCACCTCGGCCGACGTGGTGTTCTCGGCCGACGTGTTCCTGCGCAAGACGCATGCGCGCCTGCGCGCCAACCTGGCCGCGGTGGAGAGCATCAAGGCCATCGATCCGCTCACGGTCGAGTTCAAGCTCAAGTACCCCTTCGGCCCCTTCATCGGCATCTTCGAGGTCGGCAGCATGCCGATGATCCCCAAGCACATCTACGAAGGCACCGACTTCGCGACCAACCCGGCCAACGCCACGCCCATCGGCACCGGGCCGTTCAAGTTCAAGGAATGGGTCAAGGGCTCGTACATCCAGCTCGTGGCCAACGACAAGTACCACGTCAAGGACGTGCCGCTGGTCGAGAGCGTGTACTTCCACGTGATTCCCGATGCGGCCTCGCGCGCGGCGGCCTTCGAATCGGGCAAGGTCGACCTGGTACCGGGCGGCGCGGTCGAATACTTCGACGTGCTGCGGCTCTCGAAGCTGCCGGGCGTGGCGGTCACCACCAAGGGCTGGGAGTTCTTCGCGCCGCATTCGTGGCTGTGGCTCAACAACCGCAAGGCGCCGATGGACAAGGTCAAGTTCCGCCAGGCGGTGATGTACGCGATCGACCGCGAGGCGATGGCCAAGATCGCCTGGCAGGGCTTCGCCAAGCCCGCGACCGGGCCGTTCAACAGCAACATCAAGTTCTACAGCACCGACGTCGCCAAGTACCCGCGCAACGTGGCCACCGCCAAGAAGCTGCTGGAAGAAGCCGGCTACAAGGGCGAGACGCTGCGCCTGCTGCCGCTGCCCTACGGCGAGACCTGGGCCCGTTCGGCCGAGATCCTGCGCCAGAACCTGGCGCAGGCCGGCATCAAGGTCGAGCTCGTGGCCACCGACGTGGCCGGCTGGAACCAGAAGCTCAACGAGTGGGACTACGACCTTGCCTTCACCTACGTCTACCAGTACGGCGACCCGGCGCTGGGCGTGGCGCGCAACTACACCACCGGCAACATCGCCAAGGGCTCGCCCTTCAACAACGTCGAGGGCTACTCGAACCCGAAGGTGGACGAGCTGTTCGATGCCGGCGCCAAAGAGAGCGACCCCGAGAAGCGCAAGGCCATCTACCTGCAGGTGCAGAAGATCCTGCTCGACGAAGTGCCCGTGGCCTGGCTGCACGAGCTCAACTTCCCGACGCTGTACCGCACCAAGCTGAACAACATCATCAGCTCGGGCATCGGCCTGAACGACAGCCTCGGCACCGCAACGCTCGCATGA
- a CDS encoding transporter substrate-binding domain-containing protein, which translates to MNATTPLRRLRRAVALALAASLSLGSLAAGAQTATLQKIKQSGELRIGVAPGDPWYFRDPASGTWTGLGVMLGEQVAKEMGVKMTPVETTWGNSVAALQAGQIDAMFVLDATEERKKAIDFPASPLLWYAQGVLAKEGLVAKNWADLDKPEVRIGVALGTATDRDLTTRLPKAKIERFTNTDETVAAFMSGRVDAIGFYHPALVIAYSKIRKGKVQVPQPVVALPTSVGIRREADAGFRNQLDGIIAKLYASGQTQVLYGQYLKTKGIDPATVPGVMKETLGQ; encoded by the coding sequence ATGAACGCCACCACTCCCTTGCGGCGCCTGCGCCGTGCCGTCGCCCTTGCGCTCGCCGCCTCCCTCTCGCTCGGCAGCCTCGCCGCCGGCGCGCAGACCGCCACGCTGCAGAAGATCAAGCAGAGCGGCGAGCTGCGCATCGGCGTCGCGCCCGGCGACCCGTGGTACTTCCGCGATCCGGCCTCCGGCACCTGGACCGGGCTCGGCGTGATGCTCGGCGAACAGGTCGCCAAGGAGATGGGCGTGAAGATGACGCCGGTCGAGACCACCTGGGGCAACAGCGTGGCGGCGCTGCAGGCCGGACAGATCGATGCCATGTTCGTGCTCGACGCCACCGAAGAGCGCAAGAAGGCGATCGACTTCCCGGCCAGCCCGCTGCTCTGGTACGCGCAGGGCGTGCTCGCGAAGGAAGGCCTCGTCGCCAAGAACTGGGCCGACCTCGACAAGCCCGAAGTGCGCATCGGCGTGGCGCTCGGCACGGCCACCGACCGCGACCTGACCACGCGGCTGCCGAAAGCGAAGATCGAGCGCTTCACCAACACCGACGAGACCGTGGCCGCCTTCATGTCGGGCCGCGTCGACGCGATCGGCTTCTACCACCCGGCGCTGGTCATCGCGTATTCGAAGATCCGCAAGGGCAAGGTGCAGGTGCCGCAGCCGGTCGTCGCGCTGCCGACCAGCGTGGGCATCCGCCGCGAGGCCGACGCGGGCTTTCGCAACCAGCTCGACGGAATCATCGCCAAGCTCTATGCATCGGGCCAGACGCAGGTACTGTACGGCCAGTACCTCAAGACCAAGGGCATCGACCCGGCCACCGTGCCCGGCGTGATGAAGGAAACACTCGGCCAATAG
- a CDS encoding DoxX family protein has protein sequence MTSSSSTSPIQRRIVWGVRILLALAFGAAGLAKLAGVPQMVQVFEAVGFGQWFRDLTGVVEVGGAVLLLVPATGFIGGLLLTATMACAVATHLVLIGGSPAPAVVLLLLSAFVAWRLRPVPAARAA, from the coding sequence ATGACTTCCTCATCCTCCACTTCCCCGATCCAGCGCCGCATCGTCTGGGGCGTTCGCATTCTTCTGGCGCTGGCCTTCGGTGCCGCCGGCCTCGCCAAGCTGGCCGGCGTGCCGCAGATGGTCCAGGTGTTCGAGGCGGTCGGCTTCGGCCAGTGGTTCCGCGACCTGACGGGCGTGGTCGAGGTCGGCGGCGCAGTGCTGCTGCTGGTGCCGGCGACCGGCTTCATCGGCGGCCTGCTGCTGACCGCGACCATGGCCTGCGCCGTGGCCACGCACCTCGTGCTGATCGGCGGCAGTCCCGCGCCGGCCGTGGTGCTCCTGCTGCTGTCGGCCTTCGTGGCCTGGCGCCTGCGCCCCGTGCCGGCGGCCCGCGCCGCCTGA
- a CDS encoding amino acid ABC transporter permease: protein MNYDWDFSGVWSHRDMLLAGFVGTMKIAAVAIALGVVFGVVLAALRLSGRAWLARPALWIIEFYRNTPPLVHFFWAFYALPVLIGVSLDPYAAAVIALSTQSGAFFAEVFRGGLVSIERGQWEAARAIGMRSHQALRRVVLPQALARMLPPFIERSFELIKTTALASTLAYSDLLYQAMQLNSITFRPLEVYTVVAAIFFLALFSLSLLARMAEHRLAVSTRAAGH from the coding sequence ATGAACTACGACTGGGACTTCAGCGGCGTCTGGTCGCACCGCGACATGCTGCTCGCGGGCTTTGTCGGCACGATGAAGATCGCCGCCGTCGCCATCGCGCTGGGCGTGGTGTTCGGCGTCGTGCTCGCGGCCCTTCGGCTGTCGGGCAGGGCGTGGCTCGCCAGGCCCGCGCTGTGGATCATCGAGTTCTATCGCAACACGCCGCCGCTGGTGCACTTCTTCTGGGCCTTCTACGCATTGCCGGTGCTCATCGGCGTGAGCCTGGACCCGTACGCGGCGGCGGTCATCGCGCTGTCGACGCAGTCCGGCGCGTTCTTCGCCGAGGTGTTCCGCGGCGGCCTGGTGTCGATCGAACGCGGGCAGTGGGAAGCGGCGCGCGCCATCGGCATGCGCTCGCACCAGGCCTTGCGCCGGGTGGTGCTGCCGCAGGCGCTCGCGCGCATGCTGCCGCCGTTCATCGAGCGTTCGTTCGAACTCATCAAGACCACCGCGCTGGCCTCCACGCTGGCCTACTCCGACCTGCTCTACCAGGCCATGCAGCTCAACTCGATCACCTTCCGGCCGCTGGAGGTGTACACGGTGGTCGCGGCCATCTTCTTCCTGGCGCTGTTCTCGCTGAGCCTGCTCGCGCGCATGGCCGAGCATCGCCTGGCCGTTTCCACCCGCGCTGCAGGACACTGA
- a CDS encoding GntR family transcriptional regulator — translation MKTLPDFAPAPSATRRDYVAQTLRDAILTGKIAPGTQLVESHFAMQFGVSRGLLREAIRELIETGLLVNKPYAGTYVTDISEETMSDVYEVRRIMERQAFIRLWPQRDEAFRAEMTARYEALAEAASSSELHRESAAEAHFHGLVYERCGNQLLLDVWRQMTQKIQLGFAVCRLTHAPKPDFAENHHLFLELAIGNDLNAMLEELDAHLLRGLSTIRHALRNTAPRG, via the coding sequence ATGAAGACCCTCCCCGATTTCGCCCCCGCTCCCTCGGCCACGCGGCGCGACTACGTGGCGCAGACCCTGCGCGACGCCATCCTCACCGGGAAGATCGCGCCCGGCACGCAGCTGGTCGAGAGCCACTTCGCGATGCAGTTCGGCGTCAGCCGCGGCTTGCTGCGCGAAGCGATCCGCGAGCTCATCGAAACCGGCCTGCTCGTGAACAAGCCCTACGCCGGCACCTACGTGACGGACATCAGCGAGGAAACCATGAGCGACGTGTACGAAGTGCGCCGCATCATGGAAAGGCAGGCGTTCATCCGCCTGTGGCCGCAGCGCGACGAAGCCTTTCGCGCCGAGATGACCGCGCGCTACGAGGCATTGGCCGAAGCGGCCTCCAGCAGCGAACTGCATCGCGAGAGCGCGGCGGAGGCCCACTTCCACGGCCTGGTCTACGAGCGCTGCGGCAATCAGCTGCTGCTCGACGTCTGGCGCCAGATGACGCAGAAGATCCAGCTCGGCTTTGCGGTGTGCCGCCTGACCCACGCGCCCAAGCCCGACTTCGCGGAGAACCACCACCTGTTCCTCGAGCTGGCGATCGGCAACGACCTCAACGCGATGCTCGAGGAGCTCGATGCGCATTTGCTGCGGGGCTTGTCGACCATTCGACACGCGCTGCGCAACACGGCCCCGCGCGGCTGA
- a CDS encoding LysR family transcriptional regulator, whose protein sequence is MLDLNDIAMFVQVVRHGSFAGAARRLGLPPNTVSRRIQQLEAQLGTRLMQRSTRRLTLTSAGQAFHERCAGAVDGLVEAGQELITGSQQPSGLVRVAATADFFDFFPMEWVADFLAAHPRVRVDFVLSDARADLIAEQIDIAFRGGALPDSGYVGRKLLGARTDGMVASPAYIAARGAPATLQDLADHDCVTSPHPSGRTLWRLAGPGGAEEEVQVAGRFSGNTAQALRKAALAGLGIALLPPTMARLDLEAGRLVPVLPQYQRTGQGLSVLYPSRKHLPLAVSAFIGMVMEKLSAVEALPEMLRADRIS, encoded by the coding sequence ATGCTCGACCTCAACGACATCGCCATGTTCGTGCAGGTGGTGCGCCACGGCAGTTTTGCCGGGGCGGCGCGCCGGCTGGGCCTGCCGCCCAACACCGTGAGCCGGCGCATCCAGCAGCTCGAGGCGCAGCTGGGCACGCGGCTCATGCAGCGCTCCACCCGCAGGCTCACGCTGACCAGCGCGGGCCAGGCCTTTCACGAGCGCTGCGCGGGCGCGGTCGACGGGCTGGTCGAGGCCGGGCAGGAGCTGATCACCGGCAGCCAGCAGCCCAGCGGCCTGGTGCGCGTGGCGGCGACGGCCGATTTCTTCGATTTCTTCCCGATGGAGTGGGTGGCCGATTTCCTGGCCGCGCACCCGCGGGTGCGCGTCGACTTCGTTCTGAGCGACGCCAGGGCCGACCTGATCGCCGAGCAGATCGACATCGCGTTCCGCGGCGGCGCGCTGCCCGACTCCGGCTACGTCGGCCGCAAGCTCCTGGGCGCCCGGACCGACGGCATGGTCGCGAGCCCCGCCTACATCGCCGCGCGCGGCGCGCCCGCCACGCTGCAGGACCTGGCGGACCACGACTGCGTCACCTCGCCCCACCCGAGCGGCCGCACCCTCTGGCGCCTGGCCGGCCCCGGCGGCGCGGAAGAAGAAGTGCAGGTCGCGGGCCGCTTCAGCGGCAACACCGCGCAGGCGCTGCGCAAGGCCGCGCTCGCCGGCCTGGGCATCGCGCTGCTGCCGCCCACCATGGCCAGGCTCGACCTGGAGGCCGGCCGGCTGGTGCCGGTGCTGCCGCAGTACCAGCGCACCGGGCAGGGGCTGAGCGTGCTCTACCCGAGCCGCAAGCACCTGCCGCTGGCGGTGTCGGCGTTCATCGGGATGGTGATGGAGAAGCTCAGCGCGGTGGAGGCACTGCCGGAGATGTTGCGGGCCGACCGGATTTCGTGA
- a CDS encoding class II aldolase/adducin family protein, whose protein sequence is MQLQAVGRKAPPVSDAERQVREDLAAAYRLVAHYGMDDSIYTHISARVPGTEDQFLINPFGTLFKDITASSLVKIDLDGRILDDSPWDVNPAGFTIHSAVHSARHDAACVLHTHTVAGVAVSSLAGGLQPCNQWALQFYNRVVYHDFEGIALDAGERERLVADLGPTARALILRNHGLVTLGRTVSEAFILMLNLERACRVQVAIQSSGLPVYPVPAEVCEKTAQQYESGDSVRQPGQPDPNAREWRALLQRIDPLPATSYRD, encoded by the coding sequence ATGCAATTGCAGGCAGTGGGCCGCAAGGCCCCACCCGTGTCCGATGCCGAGCGCCAGGTGCGTGAAGACCTGGCCGCGGCCTACCGCCTGGTGGCGCACTACGGCATGGACGACAGCATCTACACGCACATCTCCGCGCGTGTGCCGGGCACCGAGGACCAGTTCCTGATCAACCCCTTCGGCACGCTGTTCAAGGACATCACGGCCTCGTCGCTGGTCAAGATCGACCTGGACGGCCGCATCCTCGACGACTCGCCCTGGGACGTGAACCCGGCCGGCTTCACCATCCACAGCGCGGTGCATTCGGCGCGCCACGACGCGGCCTGCGTGCTGCACACGCACACGGTGGCCGGCGTGGCGGTGTCGTCGCTGGCGGGCGGGCTGCAGCCCTGCAACCAGTGGGCGCTGCAGTTCTACAACCGCGTGGTCTATCACGACTTCGAGGGCATCGCGCTCGACGCCGGCGAGCGCGAGCGGCTGGTGGCCGACCTGGGCCCGACCGCGCGCGCGCTGATCCTGCGCAACCACGGCCTGGTCACGCTCGGGCGCACGGTGTCGGAGGCCTTCATCCTGATGCTCAACCTGGAGCGCGCCTGCCGCGTGCAGGTGGCGATCCAGTCGAGCGGCCTGCCGGTGTATCCGGTGCCGGCCGAGGTCTGCGAGAAGACCGCCCAGCAGTACGAAAGCGGCGACAGCGTGCGCCAGCCGGGCCAGCCCGATCCCAACGCGCGCGAATGGCGCGCACTGCTGCAGCGCATCGATCCGCTTCCCGCCACGTCGTACCGCGACTGA